A stretch of the Massilia sp. W12 genome encodes the following:
- a CDS encoding glycerophosphodiester phosphodiesterase, with product MKNRSPSGLQRALKTALFGGALLILSACGGEQIQVASQNTQNLPAMVVIGHRGASALRPEHTLAAYTKAIEDGADIIEPDLVPSKDGFLVARHENEISGTTNVADKPEFAARKTTKLIDNVSVTGWFTEDFTLAELKTLRAKERIPQNRPGNTQYDGQFEIPTLQEVIALAQAQSKAKGRVIGIYPETKHPSYFKSIGLPLEKRLVDALHAAGYRGPKAAVFIQSFEVSNLQEIRQMTDLPIVQLLSANGQPEDFRLRGDTRKYADLAQPAGLREIARYANGIGPSKDMIIARTAQNRLGAPSALVANAHAAGLLLHPYTFRPENPFLPADLRSGDPASPSTRGDMAAELKLFLQAGIDGFFTDDPAVGRAALDAYLRTK from the coding sequence ATGAAAAACAGAAGTCCATCGGGTTTGCAGCGCGCCTTGAAAACAGCGCTGTTTGGCGGCGCATTGCTCATTCTGAGCGCTTGCGGTGGCGAACAGATTCAAGTCGCCAGCCAAAACACCCAAAATCTGCCCGCCATGGTGGTGATCGGCCATCGCGGCGCCTCTGCCTTGCGCCCGGAACACACCTTGGCCGCCTATACCAAAGCAATTGAAGACGGGGCAGACATCATTGAGCCGGATCTTGTCCCCAGCAAGGATGGCTTCCTGGTGGCGCGCCATGAAAATGAAATTTCCGGCACCACCAATGTGGCTGACAAACCGGAATTCGCGGCGCGTAAAACAACTAAACTGATCGACAATGTGAGCGTCACCGGCTGGTTCACCGAAGACTTCACGCTGGCCGAATTGAAGACGCTGCGCGCCAAAGAGCGGATTCCGCAAAACCGTCCTGGCAATACGCAATACGATGGCCAGTTCGAGATTCCCACACTGCAAGAAGTGATTGCGCTGGCGCAGGCGCAAAGCAAGGCTAAGGGACGTGTCATCGGCATCTATCCGGAAACCAAGCATCCAAGTTATTTCAAATCGATCGGACTCCCGCTGGAAAAACGCCTGGTCGATGCCTTGCACGCGGCGGGTTATCGCGGCCCCAAAGCAGCGGTGTTTATCCAGTCGTTTGAAGTCAGCAATCTACAAGAAATCCGGCAAATGACGGATCTGCCGATAGTGCAATTGCTGTCCGCCAACGGCCAGCCCGAGGACTTCCGCTTACGCGGGGACACACGCAAGTATGCCGACCTGGCGCAGCCCGCCGGCTTGCGTGAAATTGCGCGTTACGCCAATGGCATCGGCCCATCCAAAGACATGATTATTGCGCGCACGGCGCAAAACCGTCTGGGCGCGCCCAGCGCCCTGGTCGCCAATGCGCATGCTGCCGGCCTGTTATTGCACCCATACACCTTCCGCCCGGAAAACCCTTTCCTGCCAGCCGATCTGCGCAGCGGCGATCCAGCTTCCCCCTCCACGCGCGGCGACATGGCGGCGGAACTCAAGCTGTTTTTGCAAGCCGGGATTGATGGCTTTTTCACCGATGATCCAGCAGTGGGACGGGCCGCGCTGGATGCTTACTTGCGCACAAAGTAA